A region from the Halomarina litorea genome encodes:
- a CDS encoding GNAT family N-acetyltransferase: MSVRVRTATPDDFVPVMRVLDGSLLDVEATTVEERIDRGAVLVAVADGDTAGRVVGTLVLDTLEPHPAAPRPEEQAPETRHVEAVAVHRRHRSAGVGTALVEAAAERCDYLTAEFREEVGPFYESLGFDVERGNSGRCHGMR, encoded by the coding sequence CGGCGACCCCCGACGACTTCGTGCCCGTCATGCGGGTGCTCGACGGGTCGCTGCTCGACGTCGAGGCCACCACCGTCGAGGAGCGCATCGACCGGGGAGCGGTGCTCGTGGCCGTCGCTGACGGCGACACCGCCGGGCGCGTCGTCGGCACCCTCGTTCTCGACACGCTGGAGCCACACCCGGCGGCCCCCCGGCCCGAGGAGCAGGCGCCGGAGACGCGCCACGTCGAGGCCGTCGCGGTCCACCGGCGACACCGCTCTGCGGGCGTCGGGACGGCGCTCGTGGAGGCGGCGGCCGAGCGCTGTGACTACCTCACCGCCGAGTTCCGCGAGGAGGTCGGTCCGTTCTACGAGTCGCTGGGGTTCGACGTGGAGAGAGGCAACAGCGGGCGTTGTCACGGGATGCGATAG